The following are encoded in a window of Chitinophaga sp. H8 genomic DNA:
- a CDS encoding DUF4133 domain-containing protein — MANSVYQINKGINQSIEFKGLKAQYIWYLGGGVVALLIVFAVMYIIGLPTYLCIGIILSAGAFLIMKIYAMSNKYGEYGLMKALARKQVPKLIKSRSRKIFIGTKEKQS; from the coding sequence ATGGCAAATAGTGTCTATCAGATCAACAAGGGAATTAACCAGAGCATAGAGTTCAAGGGTTTGAAAGCGCAGTATATATGGTATCTGGGCGGCGGTGTTGTGGCCCTGCTTATTGTATTTGCGGTAATGTATATCATCGGCTTGCCTACATACCTGTGTATCGGCATTATCCTATCCGCAGGAGCATTCCTCATCATGAAGATTTACGCCATGAGCAATAAGTATGGAGAGTATGGCTTAATGAAAGCCCTTGCCCGTAAGCAGGTCCCGAAGCTCATCAAATCGCGGAGCCGAAAAATTTTTATAGGAACTAAAGAAAAACAATCATGA